Genomic window (Magnolia sinica isolate HGM2019 chromosome 6, MsV1, whole genome shotgun sequence):
gttctcaacaaccgaggctaaagcctttaaccatgggagttgtagtctcagtttaggtaattgaggcaaaactgagactaaagatagatttagcctttgttggcatcaaccgaggctaaattcggtttttaacatcatttatcaataatcgaGGCTAAATCTAATTTCTGTCaacaaaagctaacaatattataatcaaccaatgattgaatctgtgcatgtttcacccatttaacatccatcaagacaacaatcaacaaaacaattaatggtcaatttaaagttttcaaaacaaacaaactgccacatagccttccacattCAGTAAGATCCCCTTCCACGTGACTATTTTCTCTCGGATCGGAGCATCATTTCCATGAGTTACCATCAATCCTGTAAAAAGGAAAACAGAGAACTAAATTATGATGAATATCATTAGCTTAGAAAGAAGAGCATGATCAGTCTTAAAATACTCACTGGAGGTTATTGTTTAATTTTCTCAACATGTGGAATTCTTCTGTTTTTTTAGCATTGGCATGTCACTAACCATCCTCCACATCAAGTAAGAGGAGAGCTTGTACATGCCTCAAGACCTCTCTTTTGTCAGCATTGCATGCTCTTGAGGGAAGGTGAAGATAGCCTGGAAGACAGGGAACGTGCCCCAAAATCCTGAGATGAAGAAAAGGAGCCCAATCTGTGTtgacagggaaaaaaaaaaaggcgtgaGAACAAACACTTTACAAGGACAATAAAACCCATGTTTGGTTGCTAGTTTTAATATTTCTCTACACAATATTTCCCTTGCTTTATAGAAATCAAGTTTGATTTACACTCTTTAGTTGGTTTTTACAGTCCTAAGAGTTCTATTTCACAGGCTTTCCTAATAAGAGAACTTGCAACGACATCTTCAATTTTCAtctattgaaaaaaataataaataaataaaagagaagataTATCCAGGTTCTGATACCTGATCTTGAATGTGGTCAAGGGTAGATCACCACCATAAAAGACCTGCAAGCAAAGCGACCACTATTACTTGGCCAAACTTGAGGGGGGAGAACACCTCATGTTTGCTTTCTTTCACACCCCTCCTCATCATGACTGTGaactggtcccaccatgatgttgtccATCTCCCCATCTTTTTATCATTTACGCTCTCTCCCCCTTGAATTTAATccctttaagctcccttttcagcTTCTCAGCAATGTTACTCCTATAGGAAGCAGCCAATTCTTCCTTCACAGCTGCCCTATTCTCCTCCACATCATCACCAGATATACCTTCAAATAGATTCATTTAAGGATTTAAATTAGAAATTAAACCATTTTCTTTTATAACAAGGAAGAAAACAGATGAATATTCATACCATTCACAAGGTCGAGAAGGAAATCAGAAGGATTCGTGGCGACTGAGGGAGTGTGATTGATGCTGGAGAAGTAGTCCAAAGCCTCTGACCCTCTGCCGAAATAGAGAGGGTTCCCGTCTGACATGATCAGTCTTATGAAACGTAGAATTCTCATGAGAGTCCATCTGGTAAATATTGAAAGATATTTACAAATAGGGCCATCATATACCTTCCATCTGGTGATCGATGAACACTGAGAAACTGAAACGGATGCTTGCATTGAGGACAAGAAGGATTCTGATTACCGGGGAAAttaaaatcaaacagcccctaaaagATTTAccttcctcttctctctcctcttccttgtCGATCTCCTTTAGAGAGCTCTTCCCCGATGGCTGAGACTCGATCATTCCCTCCTTTTCCGTTCCCTTTCCCTGAATCTTTTACTGATTAATCTGATTAATTATCTCTGGGCTGTAACTAGCCCTATTCACTAGAAGCTTTCTTCCTCTGAATAGTGAACCATTCATTGCCTCTATTGCTGCCTTCATCTCTTTTGTCCCTTCAATCTGAACAAAAATGGAGCCTCTGATTACAACAAATCCCCTTATCCTAGGAATAATGACTTCTTTCCCCTCTCTATACCCCTAAACACCCTTTGAAAATGTGATTCAAACCATTCCTCTGAAAAATCTTCGATGTATGCCGTCGATAACTCCTGCAACACTTAGGTCTCAGCTCCCCTAGTTCAAACAATTcacctattttaaaatattattaaagCCCCCACcactttaaaaacataaaatggaaaatgtaagaagaagaagaagaagaagaagaataaaatgagtataatttgaatcataaattggGAACCAAATCATAAATTGTAAGATTCCAATCATAGAATCATAGGATTTATTCAAGAAGGGTTTCAAATTGTTTTTCCTAGGATTTGACTTAAATTATAGTCCCCAACAAAGCTCTCAAGTGTTTTCTACCCATTATCATAGTTTTCTTAAGCACCAGTCATTAGATTCATGGAAGTTATTTCAACATTGTTGATTATAGTTAGTAACTTGTACATGCCAATATTACAACTAGACTGCATATGAGGGGGGCAGAATAAAACTGAAAGGTTAGCACTTGTATTAAACAAGCAAACACGCCAAGGAAAGGCACGTTTTCTATAGATGGTGAGATGACCATTCCAGCTTGGAACAGAGGCTCTCCAGCAGACCTTAAGCagaattttaaaagaaaacttttaAGTGAATTAAAGCTAATGCAGGAAATGTTCTGAATATATCCCAGTAACCATTGATGAGCTGACCTTGTTTTCCAATACATTTATGGTATATTCTAGCTCTTCCACAGACTTCTCTAACAGCTTCacctcatcctcctcttcagcaTAGTTCTTCCTTGCCTCAGTCATCTGAGATCGAAAGGGAAAACATTGAGAATCAAACATGACACAAGTAGGGGAAAAAATCAGAAATAAGGTAAGGATAACAAGAATTAGCAAGCACCTGTCGAGCTTCTATAGCAATTGCTTCATTTTCTTCAGCAACAGCTTGCGCCATTTCTAGCTCATAACAAGAGTCTCCTGCCAATTGCAAAGCAGAGATGATGGCAGCGATTCTCTGACCCTTTTCGCTACATAGTGTCCCCAAGGGCCATGGCCATCAAACACACCACAGAACATCATGTCTTCTTGGCATCCGAATTCCTACAACCCATATAGAacccacatttaaaaaaaaaaaaaaaatacataagaaTTGAGCTCTCAgcaattgaaaaattgattcatacTCATCAAACAACTGAAAATCGCTCTCATTTCTTCCTATACAGATCTCCATgctgaaactaaaacttaaaatatttaaacCTGTGTGGAATTAAAATAGCTTTGAAAGTAAGGAGACAATGAAATAGacttaaaatatttaaacaatgcatggaattaaacatACAAACCTGTGTAGAATTAAAATAGCTTTGAAAGTAAGGAGAcaattgaaaaacttaaaatatttaaacaatcCATGGAATTAACTAGCTTTCATCAGAAAAACATCTTGGCAAGGAACTACATGATACACGACCTGAGGATGGGCCCTGACATTTGGTGATCCACACTGTTGATCTGATGATTCCAATgctggatgggccacacccaaaaatCACCCCAATGGGACAATCGTAACGGATTAGTGCTATGAGCAATACTCATCGTCCTGAAGGGATTGAATCCATCAGTTGCTAACCCAAGCCTGACATTACGACTATCATATGAAAAATTTGGGTGTTGCTCGTTAAAAGATTTCCATATAGGAGAATCAGCAGGAtgtctcatgcactcatccttggTTCGTCCCTTGTCATGCCATTTCATGTTTTTAGCTGTTTGTGCTTCCATAAATAACCTTTGTAAACTTGGTATTAATGAAAAATGCCACAATGTCTTTGCTGGAATCTTCTTAACTTTGGAGGGAATAGTTGTTGCCTCATCGTCATTAGAATTATGTTCCATCGTTTTCCATCTGGATATACCGCACACAACACATGACTCATCATTCACATTAGTCTTCCAATACAACTGGCAATCATTGGGGCATGCATCGATCTTGTTATAACTGAGGCCCAGTTCTTTAATAATCTTCTTGGTCTCATAAAAGGAACTCGGCAACGTCTCACCCTCGGGGAgtgcttctttcaacaattcaAGCAACATGGTGAATGACTTGTTGCTCCATCCATTTAAGCACTTAAGTTGATACATTCGAACAACAAAAGAGAGTTTCGTGAACTTCTTACATCCCGGGTACAAGGCTTGTTCGGCGTCTTGCAACAACCTGAAGAATCTTTCAGCTTCAAGATTCGGTTCCTCTTGTATTGGCTCCTGTGATGGCAACTCAGTTGGCATGTCATCCACACCTGATATTCCAAACACATCATGCAACAATCCATGCATGTCATCACGTGGAGGCATATCATCATGTGTACTAGTTGCAGAGCCGGAAGTCGATGAAGAAGACGCCTCCCCATGAAACACCCAACGGGTGTAATTCGGCATAATTCCCTCACACACAAGATGATCTACCACTTCTTTATGAGCACGCCAAAAGAGGTTGGCGCACTTTACACATGGACATAAGATCTTCTCCTCGCTAGCagcattgttgaatgcaaactcaatGAATTCCTTCATGCCCTTAACATATTCCAAGCTCACCCTATATTGTCCAAGGAAACAAAGGGAACTCTTAAAACAATGCAACTTTATAAGGAATCCAAATTAGAAGGAGAGAGTATTGCTCAGCACATTACCTTGACTtttgcatccaactcttatccatcacttGTATCCAACTTTGAACAATGCAATACTCTGCCCAAAATTCATGTCAATCCACTGTAGTTATTACTCTACTCAACATTGGTCCTGCTATTATCTTATATTCTAGTATAAATTGGTTGCCAAGGCTTCAGGACTCCTCTAGAGTCACCAACACATCCCTTAGCTACCACTAAGGGAGCACGACACCTAATTAAATTACAAAACCCCtaaacatccacaccatgaatgATTGCAATCTCAAAAAAACTAAGTGTACATGTGGCAGCTATGTGACATTGAGGTAGATAAGAAAATATGCGTAGTTATGCAtaagcctttttattttttaataactgtGTGGACTTTTAGAGCCAATCTAGGTGCATGCAAAGTCATGTAGTGCACATGCCATCCTGCATAGACAACATGTAAGTAGTTCCTCAAGCactattacactaccataaagagAAAAATCAGTACAGAGTATACAGTTAATGCAACAGTTACCTAAGGATAGCCTATCATGCTTAAAAGGCTAAATAGATCACCATACATGTTAAAAAGGCTTATACGACAGTCTCAAATGTATCCTCAAACATGTTTATAGAATGGAAGTTCCATGGAATGCCACTCAGGCTGGTCCCTTTTGCATTTCTCATAAAACAAAGTAATGGATTTGCAAGTGCATAGCAATCTGTCTTATCGTATGTATTCAACTTTAAGTCTGGCACAACTCATCTCTCAATGTACCTCTTGTAGCACAGATGGGTCTTCAGAAAATATAGATGAAAGTTTGATTAGTCTATCGAGTCCACCTTGGTTGACCTAGCATTCATAGCAATATAAATCATCATCAACATTATTATCATTAGCCTACAACAAAAATTATAATAACTTCAAATAAAACGAAAGCTAAAACATTGTGCTTATAATTAGTAAAGCCATTCATAGCAAGTAACTTAAAACATTGTGCTTATAATTAGATttgtgccaggttggcatgtagAGCCATTCATAACAAGcaacaaattatttttttttaatttttaatttttttattttaatttttacagaTCTGATCTAAAAGCTTAGAATGACAATAATCCAAGTTAAAGATATGATGGCGCTGGAGCAGATTTTTCAATCCTTCGAGCTCTTTACAATGTGAGATTTTTTAGGAAAGCACTAATCCGTTTATCTACAGATCTAGATAACAGGGAGACTCaaaattttggagaaaaaaaaCAATAGATCTCGTTCCAATACTAAGATCTGAACCTAACTACCATCAGAAACCAAATTCTTCTCTCCAAGTCCGAAAATTTAGGGTCTCatataggaaaaaaatatatacaaaggatagagaaaagatcatcaaaatgaagaaaatgaaaaataagaacaaTGAGAAGTATTTCCAAAGAAATTCGCAAAATTTCCACTTCTAAAGTCATGAATCAACAGAAACtcaaaataaccaaaaaaaaaaaaaaaaatcattaaaagaaaaaagaaaatgagaaatcaaGAGCAAGAGTAAGCAAAATTTTcctaacattttaaaaaatcgaCGAAATTTCCATGTGAAATCTCTGTTTCCAGGGTTTCAACTAGAAAAAACTCGAAAACATGCTAAAAGAATCAAAATCTGCAAACAAGGAAATCGCAAAGGTCTTCTTTATGGGAATCCGATAGAATtccgaaaaaaaaataaaaaatctgataATAGGGAGACTACGATCTAGGGTTCTCGatcgagaaaaaatagaaaaacagcaAAGAAATTCCAAACAAATTAAGAAAAACAAAATTGAGAGTTAGAACATCCGATCTTCGACGAGATTTAACAAGAAAATGTGGGAATAAGAGCAATACCGACCTGCACGTCCGAGAAACGAGAATTCCGAAGCTCCTTTCGCCATCAATCGACGAAATGGTTAGAAGTGAAGAAAGAGACGGCGATTTTCGAGCAGAAATTGAGAGAAATGAGGGTTTTGGGAGACTTGCGTGGACTCGCAGGGACCTTTTGCCCGAAAAGCTGAGCGAGAGATGGTGCCTTGCTTTTGTATAAATAACGAAAACGCAAGGTCGAAAGTACCCTTGCTCTTTTCTCAGTATAAAGGCAGGTGTCCGGTGCGatattggcctcagttttcaTAACCGAGGCAAAAACGGCCAGAgacctctgtagggcccaccatgacatggcatccgctccatccatctcttatgatatattattttagaatgggaCCCAAAATAGTAGGCTGATTTAACATTCCAATGGGCCATAATGCATGGATCAGTGATAATAggaccatttacctttgaaatcttaccgtggcccaccgtgaaaatgacagacttttggcctcagttactcaccaaccgaggcaaaagggtagacattGGACATACTTTTAGCCTCgtttgctcaccaactgaggtaaaatggtaaattttttgcctcagtttctcaccaaccgaggcaaaatggcagacttttggcctcagttttcaataaccgaggcaaaagggtagacttttggcctcagttgctcaccaaccgagacaaaagggtaaacttttggcctcagttttcaataaccgaggcaaaaaggtaggcttttggcctcagttttcaataaccgaggcaaaagggcagacttttggcctcagtttctcaccaaccgaggcaaaagggcagacttttagcctcagtttctcaacaaccgaggcaaaaaggcagacttttaacctcggttgctcaccaaccgaggcaaaagggcaaacttttggcctcgatttctcaccaaccgaggcaaaagggcagacttttggtcttaatttctcatcaaccgaggcaaaagggcagacttttggcctcagttctcaacaaccgaggcaaaagggtagacttttagcctcagttgctcaccaaccgaggcaaaaggcagacttttggcctcagttgctcgccaaccgaggcaaaagggcagacttttggcctcagttctcaacaaccgaggcaaaagggcagacttttggccttagttgctcaccaaccgaggcaaaagggctaACTTTTaacctcaatttctcaccaaccgaggcaatagGGAAgagttttggcctcagtttctcatcaaccgaggcaaaaagtgaatttttaacctcagttccttcacaaccgaggctaaaaaccatatttagcctcctttttttgaaccgaggctgaaaaattgaggctaaaggcctactttcttgtagtgacatgATCAGACTCAAGCCAGGGGTGAATCATCTGGGTGACCCAGGTCTTTAGTCCCAGTCCACCTAGCGTCTTAAGCCTTCGACTTGAGCACGAGTTGTAAACTGTTGGGCTAAACACTTTGGGATCTGATAGAGCTGACGGCCAAAGAGTGCTTAGGCTCTTACCGTGATGAGCCGGACTGAAGATGTGGAGGTGGTCTAACTCGCTGAGACATTCATACAAAGAGAGAACACTTGAATGTAAAGGCCTAACGCATGGATATCaagaccatccatcgtgtgatAGTCCAATAATCAGACcgatccattcatcaagtagttAGGGACGTCGATGGGTGGGGCGTAGCCAAGCTCTCGTGCTGCCCCAGTCCAGCCCAAAATCCTATGAGCTTCTGTCAGCCAAAGAAGATTTTTCTTAGGCCGTATTTGTGCCTGTCTCAAATGGTATTTAAATGCCATGAGACCAGCCTGGGCCAGCTCATGTCCACTTTATACGAGTGGATGTCACGagcacattacggtgggccgaCAAATGTGGACAGTAGgatcaatttcttctttcatggCTGGTGAAATATAAGTATGGACTTGGGCCAACTGGGCCGCATAAAGGGCAGCCCAATATCGGCCCAAAACTAAAATAGATCATATTGCCTATGCATAGATCCACCTATGGGCCCAAGAGTTAAGCAGAAGCCCACCACCTGGCtggcccattaaactgacccagTGTTAGGACCAGTATAAGGAATGCCTAAGGTTAAAGAATAAgggagttatatatatatatatatatatatatatatagagagagagagagagaggcatgctcagcTGCGCACGCGCACACCTTTGCACTTGTGccatgggcgtctaatctgaaCAATCCATGTcatgcggcatcccatgaaaccccaagggaccaattttcacctaatctgaaactttggtgggccatagcaaagagagatgcaaatcaagggaggaaattgttttctttttccatggcccaccaagttttggatcaaagtagaaGTTAGGCCCTccaggtttcatggggtgttgcatcacgtggACAAATTTGGGACTCACATCAGGtacgatgagttctcaaaaaattcgCACAAGTTCGGTGCAAACTGGCAGGCAGCGGGCGtgcgcacccacacacacacacacatatataaattaCATTCCAATGCctttttaaaaaggttttcagCATATTAATTCAAGTAATCATCCTTGGACACTTCCCCATTGTACCTCCCCATTGTATTTAGGAAAGTTAAGGTGGCTTGCAAGCAAAGGAGAGACAACtctagtgggctccaccatgatgctcaGGTGGAATCCACCTCACTTGCCCGGTGCATCACCTACTTTACACTTGAGGTTCAAAAATTAGCCCCATCCgtgactcaagtaggccacacgattGTAGCCTACGTACAATGCAACCCTCACCTGTcaaactgtttcctttagtgtggtccacattaatcatggatgggcctgattttgggcCATGCAAAAATTTTAACATGACATTTAATGCTTGGAATGGATTTTATGCAATCACAGATTCACAATGGTGGGTCCTGTAAAGATCAAAGTGATGCCTCCCTTCaactgtttcctctagtgtggttcacctgaatcacgggtctgtttatttatttttttccctaagTTTAATGTTGGATTATAGTGGTCAGAGTGGCTCTCATGTATCCATCACAGtgatgtgggacttaatctatatgcggaataagcccacggatctgtctgtgcatgggacatggcgattaGAGGGTCAAATAGCTTACCTAGATGAgatgccgccatggaagccggataagaataccagaataccagaattcctgtagagcttaggatcttcctttcctttacaccctttctgcaactcaaaagatgggactcgaattctgccgtggtgtaggatcgggaaCCCATCTCTcttatatagagtctgtggagagagagaggttgaaactcattacaactctctctcccacgctccacattatagcatcctagttcaactcaaattgctgtctacGTAAGACAGTTAtaacattccagccctagtacgcaaagctgcgcagatagaccgCGCAGTGCatcacatgaagtggggcccactagttaaCTCAATCCTATAGTCCAACTgataggacaatccagaccgttgatcagtaaggcccactacatAGAGTTCTTACAAGTGAACCTGTCATAAACTAGTGGTAGGCGCCTTAGAAAACTTTCTTTTAAATATCCGGTTTGTgtctcaccttgatgcatgtcaaatccattccaaccattagatttgaATTACAACATCAGGTCCAATCAAAATAAGGTTGGCATgtgattcgggtgggccacacaaagatatggttgggagagacatccaccaCTGATTTTTAAAGGGCCTATGatgatgattatttgaaatccactccaacatttggatgccacaccaaaatttacaCCTAGGTTCCAAACATTAGGCTCGTCCACCTTGTGTAAGGGCTCTCTTATACAATATCTGCAATCGTGTGGTATACTTGAATCAaggatagggctgattttgggGCCTTGGGCCTAATGTGGGGTGAAACACCAGGCAATTAGGGAGAATTTCACTTAAATGTTTGTGGATGTTGGAATGCGAGTGAATTAAGGTCACTTGTACTTTTTTGGGAAAGCATTTGTGATCTTGTTATAGCTTGGGAGTATTATACTTGACTAGAGTCGCCACTACCCAATTATTATGCTTCTATAATCAATCGGACCTTGTACACATTAGGAAGGAAAATTCAAAAGTTCTCTGTCATAATACGACTTACTGATCTGCGACTGCGGATTCGAAGTAAGAGACCACGATTACATAAaggaaaggtgttaggcacccgcTTAGCCCACATGGTTGCACAATCTCTACTTCACATGAGTGTACAAGCTATTAGGGATTTGGATTTGTTCTCGCGCATGAGCGATGCAAGGTGTGTGTATGTTGTGTCAATGCACCCTCGTTGACAAACGATAGCTCGGGTTAGATAAATGTACCCTGACTCATTTACTTGTCGAAGCGGTATAACCAGTCAACCTGAACTTTTGATGGGCAGGATCCAATTGTTCGAGAAGCCACAAAGCACGCACTCAAGTTCATTGGGTGACAATGCAGTGGGTTTTTTAGTGATGTGGTGTGTGTATAATGCGTTGTTAATACACCATCGTTGCAAAGTAGTAGCCTAGGTCAAAAAAATATACCATGATTCACATCTCTATTGAAGAAGTAAAATAGCCAATCAACTTGAGTTTTTTATGGGCGGGATCCGATAATTTGATAAGCCACAAAGCATATACTCAAATTGATTGGGTGTAAATGTTATGTATGAGATGTAATGTTGATGGGTGTGATAAGTAGGGGATTGAGAAGGGAATGACTGTTGTACAATGCCAGTGTAagtttgaatgaaattgatcatCGGTGGATGAGGGGTGGATGAGTTTGTTGTAAGGACTGACTAGAGTGGGTTAAATCAGCCTTTATATGGCTCAAGTGGCTAAGGTTAGGGCTTAGCTAGGCTAATCTGGGTTGGACTCCTCTTCTCCCACTCTCACTCCTCCTTTGTGAAGGGATGGGTTGAAAATAGATGGGCTAGGATGAAATGGATTTATCGGATGTTTCTTGCATTTTTTGGGATGGATTGAAATGAGGAAATGAATTGGCTATTTATAGGGTTTTTGGCCAGTTTTTCTGTAACCGTTGGGAAATTTAAGATTGAAAAGGGTTTTAAGGCCTAGATTTGAGATTGTCACATGGTGGAATCTCATCGATtagattggatggtgtggattgtaaTTTGGGCAAAGGGGGAGGACCACACAGTCTTTTTCCCTTTACCACACACTTGTGGGTTAATCGGAGCAGCCCCACATGTTGTGCACCTTCTCTTGCCAAAGCAGGAGAGTTGCCACATGGCAGGCAACACCCACCACATGGAACCTTGCTAAATTTTACAAGGGTGACCTCATCACTCCACTTAACCTCATTGTAAATTTTGGAGAGATTCCAATTAGTAGGTGATCCCCGACCCAAATCATAAATTGGCCCAATTTTTTTGTCAAGGGTGTTCTTGAGGTGTTATTTACCCCTTGGTTTACTCGAGTTTGTTTTATTATTGTCCCAAGTGCTAATGGGGCCGAGATTTGGGTGTGGACTTGGGCCTAGACAAAGCTTAGACTTgggctcaatattgggcttggttttaGGTTGACTGAGTTGACTAGATTGACTAAGTTGACTGAGTTTGTTGAGGTTGACTGAATTAATTGGGTTGATCAAGTTCGACTGGGTTGCTTTGATCAGCTTAACGGTGCTAGGTGGAGTGTTTAcaatgtcatggtggggcctatttgAGTTGCTAACCTCTTTACTCGCATGGTGGACCTCTCCCACTAGCGAAAGCTACTTGATGATATTAATAGGATGGCTTATTGGAaatctttttggaaaaaaaaaagtactaaAATGTAAATTCTAAATTATATTAATGGGTGAATCCTTAATCTCGAGGGCtacctagatgtgttgtatatttttgCTTTCCATCCATCTTCTGTGTTGTATATTTATGctttccatccgttttcccagctTAACTTAGGGCATGGgcaaaaaattgaagcaaatacaaaccttagtggacctcaccatggagacagtggtcattgaacggcCACCACTAAAATCTTTCAAAGGTTCTTTGTaaagtttatttgtcatttacggggcatttggattgtaagtttagataagttacttatgtctTAAATAGCTtattttactttctatttttttagtaAATAAATTTGTTTGGCAAACAACTAACTTATTTGCTAAAAAGTATAAAAACATATTTTATTCCCAACATCACATATGCTTTTATCCTTCAAGTTTTTCTGGTCCGCTCTCATattcattgtccatcatgtggggccaacctctGATGTTGATTGTTCATtatgatggggattttctcctaattgttgggttcgatgaaatcgaaccagttttgatgtcatcgataatTGTCAGATTTTTCACCCCCTGGTCGTTGGGACAgtttttggtcctgtttcgatatcatcgaaggaccttagatgatatcgaaggctgtcatcgagaga
Coding sequences:
- the LOC131249908 gene encoding ABC transporter G family member 9-like, encoding MIESQPSGKSSLKEIDKEEEREEEVSQCSSITRWKVYDGPICKYLSIFTRWTLMRILRFIRLIMSDGNPLYFGRGSEALDYFSSINHTPSVATNPSDFLLDLVNGISGDDVEENRAAVKEELAASYRSNIAEKLKRELKGIKFKGERA
- the LOC131249554 gene encoding uncharacterized protein LOC131249554; amino-acid sequence: MDKSWMQKSRVSLEYVKGMKEFIEFAFNNAASEEKILCPCVKCANLFWRAHKEVVDHLVCEGIMPNYTRWVFHGEASSSSTSGSATSTHDDMPPRDDMHGLLHDVFGISGVDDMPTELPSQEPIQEEPNLEAERFFRLLQDAEQALYPGCKKFTKLSFVVRMYQLKCLNGWSNKSFTMLLELLKEALPEGETLPSSFYETKKIIKELGLSYNKIDACPNDCQLYWKTNVNDESCVVCGISRWKTMEHNSNDDEATTIPSKVKKIPAKTLWHFSLIPSLQRLFMEAQTAKNMKWHDKGRTKDECMRHPADSPIWKSFNEQHPNFSYDSRNDDEYCS